AACTGATCAGCTTAACCTCAAATACACAATTAGCCGTAACACCAATGTTACCGTTAAAATAATGGATGTTTTGGGCAACGATATTACCACCGTATTTAACCAGCGTGTTGAGGGCGGCGACCATAATATTAACTATCAGATTAACAACAAGCTTACCCGCGGCTTTTACTTTGTACGTGTAGTAGCCGGTACCGAATCGGTTATCAAGCGGATTTCTGTTTTATAATCATTGCTGATCAGCGGGAATTGACCACGCCTTTTATTGTTTTATTTTTCTGCGAAGCGAAGAGTCCGTAGCCTCGCCGGGTGCGTTTTGCAGCTTTCCCTCCCAAAACTATCCTTACCCACACACGACAATAATCCAAAGTAAAAAACATAATTTCGCACTCATAGTTATACTTCTATTATGAGTAAAATTGCATTAATCACAGGCGCAACATCGGGCATAGGCGAGGCATGCGCACACGTATTTGCCCGCGAAGGATATAGTCTGGTACTTACCGGCCGCAGACTGGAAAGACTGGAGAAACTGGCCGGTCATTTAAATAAAAAATATGATACGGAGATAGCCATATCGTCATTTGATGTGAGCGACCGTGCCCAGGTGCAGGAAAACCTTGATGGCATACCCGCCCAATGGAAAAATGTTGATGTATTGATTAATAATGCCGGGCTAAGCCAGGGACTCGATCCGATACAAAACGGTAATATTGATGACTGGGAAACCATGATTGATACCAATGTTAAAGGTTTATTATATGTAAGCCGCATCGTATCAAACTGGATGATTGAAAACGGTAAAGGCCATATCATTAATTTAGGCTCGATAGCGGGCAAAGAGGTTTATCTTAACGGAAACGTATATTGCGCTACCAAACATGCCGTTGATGCTTTAAACAAAGGGATGCGTATTGATTTGCTGCCTCACGGCATCAGGGTTACAGCAGTGCATCCCGGCGCCGTAGAAACCGAGTTTTCGGAAGTGCGCTTTAAAGGGGATAAGGAAAGGGCCAAAAAAGTGTATGATGGCTTTGAACCCCTGGTAGCACAGGATATTGCCGAAACCATTTGGTTTGTAGCATCGCGCCCGCCCCATGTAAACATCAACGACCTGGTAATTATGCCAACAGCACAAGCCACGGCCGGGAATATATTTAGGAAGTAGATATGCAGATTTCAGATGTGCAGATGATTAATTGATTTGAAAATTTGAGGATTTGAAGATTTGAAAATGTTCAGATTACGCTCAGCGACTTAATCATCCAATCATATAAATATTAATCTGCACATTTGCACATCTGAAATCTGCACATCTGGAAACACATTTGAAATCTGCACATCTAACCAGGCTGCACATCAAAATTCAATAATTCACTAACTCAATAATTCATTAATTAAATAATGTCACTAATCACACAAATAGACCAGGATATAAAGCTGGCTATGCTGGCCAAACAGCCAGATCGTTTAAGGGGGCTGCGGGCTATAAAATCGGCCTTGTTATTAGCCAAAACTGAAAAAGGTGCCGCCGAGGAACTTACCGAAGAGGCTGAAATTAAAGTGCTGCAAAAACTGATAAAACAGCGTAAAGAATCGGCAGATATTTACCGTACGCAAAACCGCGAAGATCTGTACGAGATTGAGATGGAAGAAATGCGCGTAATTGAACCTTATTTGCCACAACAAATGACCCGTTTTGAAATTGAAGGCTACTTAGAAGAATTGATAGGCCGTATAGGTGCCACATCAACAAAAGATTTAGGCCGTGTTATGGGTATGGCCAATAAGGAGCTTGCGGGCCAGGCCGATGGCAAAACTATATCAGAAGTTGTACGCCAATTATTAGGATAGTAACGGTTAATCAATATAACGTTAACATCTACATTAATAAATTATTGCTATAATTGTTGCAACTCGTTCGCAGTAAACTAATTTTACAGCGGATTAACACATTTTATATACTAAAACGGGTTTTGGTATAGTTAATTGAAAATTAATACTAATTATTTATATGGATTTCGTGCTTAAAGAGGAACACGGTTTTAGTTACATCGATGAGGGCGAAGGCGAGGTGCTGTTACTACTGCACGGTTTAATGGGTTCGTTGAGCAACTGGGATGGCGTGGTTAATCAATTTAAATCAAAATACCGCGTATTAATACCTATATTGCCTATTTATGATATGCCGCTTATTACTACAGGTGTTAAAAGCCTGTCGAAATTTGTGCATAAGTTTATCAAGTTTAAAAAACTAAGCAATATTACTGTGCTTGGTAA
The genomic region above belongs to Mucilaginibacter sp. KACC 22773 and contains:
- a CDS encoding GatB/YqeY domain-containing protein; this translates as MSLITQIDQDIKLAMLAKQPDRLRGLRAIKSALLLAKTEKGAAEELTEEAEIKVLQKLIKQRKESADIYRTQNREDLYEIEMEEMRVIEPYLPQQMTRFEIEGYLEELIGRIGATSTKDLGRVMGMANKELAGQADGKTISEVVRQLLG
- a CDS encoding SDR family oxidoreductase; this translates as MSKIALITGATSGIGEACAHVFAREGYSLVLTGRRLERLEKLAGHLNKKYDTEIAISSFDVSDRAQVQENLDGIPAQWKNVDVLINNAGLSQGLDPIQNGNIDDWETMIDTNVKGLLYVSRIVSNWMIENGKGHIINLGSIAGKEVYLNGNVYCATKHAVDALNKGMRIDLLPHGIRVTAVHPGAVETEFSEVRFKGDKERAKKVYDGFEPLVAQDIAETIWFVASRPPHVNINDLVIMPTAQATAGNIFRK